In the Silvanigrella aquatica genome, GATATTGAACCAACATATTGTATATCTGAGCTCATTCACATCAAGAAAATATTAAATTAGTGAAAATTAAAAATACGGTTCAATAATCTTCCAAAAATTATTCCAAATTCATTTAAAAATTTAAAAAATATTTGTGATTTTATATACTTTATAAGAATAATTACGAAAGAAAAAAATATAAAATACTCACAATCAAATTGAACTAAAGACAATTTAATATTAAAATTATTCAGCATGAGTAATTCTAAAAACCAGTATAAATTTAATATCAGAAAAAGTAAGATACTTGCCATTTCCAATTTTTTAATACATGCAAACATATTGTAATTTTAATTTCATTGAGTAAAATAAATCCCTTAATTTATTTAAATAGACCAAGGGCTTTTAAAATTAAACTTTACGAAAAGCTAACGAAACATTTGTACCACCAAATCCAAATGAATTTGATAACACCGCATTTACATTACGTTTTACAGCTGTACCTGGGGTGTAATTTAAATCACATTGCTCACTAGGATTTTCAAGGTTAATTGTAGGAGGAATGAAGCCTGTCTTAAGCGACATCACAGCAAAAACAGCTTCAATACCACCAGCAGCTCCTAATAAATGCCCGGTCATACTTTTTGTAGAACTGACGTTTAATTTATAAGCATGTTCTTTGAAAACAGTTTTAATGGCTTGAGTTTCACAAAGGTCATTGAGTTCTGTAGATGTACCATGTGCATTTATGTAATCAACATCTTCCGGATTTAATCCTGAAGTTGTTAAAGCTTGTTGCATAGCGCGCGCACCACCCTCACCCTGTGGAGCAGGTGAAGTAAAGTGATAAGCATCGCCAGAAGCACCGAAACCTGCTAATTCACAAAGAATATGCGCTCCACGAGCTATAGCATGCTCATAATCTTCAAGAATTAATATTCCTGCACCTTCACCCATAATAAAACCACTTCTATCCTTATCAAAAGGTCTTGAAGCCCGTTCGGGTGTGTCTTGAAAATCAGAGCAAAGCGCTTTCATTTGTCCAAAACCTGCGTAAGCAACAAGACTTAAAGCAGATTCCGCGCCGCCGCAGATCATCGCTTTGGCGCGCCCTGTCTGAATATACATCATGGCGTCGGCAATAGAGTGCGCTCCACTTGAACAAGCTGTGGCCGTACAAACGTTTGGACCTTTAGCGCCTGTTTCACAAGAAACTACGCCGGCGGCCATATTCCCAATATAACCGGGTATTGTAAATGGAGAAACCCGTCTGATTCCTTTGGTTCTCGCAATAAAGGATTGATCTTCTAAATATCCTAATGCGCCCACACCAACTCCAATAGAAACGCCTATGTCATTTTGATTTTCAGGTGAAATTTTAAAATTTGCATTTTCTAATGCCATTTTTGAAGCGGCAACAGCAAGCTGAACAAAACGCTGATTTCTTTTTGCTTCTTTTTCATTCATAAATTTTGTAGGTTCAAAATTTTTCACTTCAGCTGCAATTTGAACGCAATTTTCGGGAGGTTCAAAACTTGTTAGTTTTCCAACACCACTTTTGCCTGCAATGACGTTTTCCCAGCATTCCTCTAAACTATTGCCAACAGGACACACAATGCCAAGGCCTGTAACTACAACTCGCTTCATTTAGCTACCCCTCTCTCAATACAAAAAAAAAGAACTGATGAATAAGACTATCTAGCTCCTCACTTATAAACGTGCTACCTATGCAAAATCACCGTGCCTTTATTAATGCACAGGTTCCATATGAGCAGGAATATACCAAACCCACAAGTAATACACGTTGAGTAAGGAACGCAACAATGAATAATCTTAAACAAAAAATACTTAACAAAAAAGCGATACTTTGGGATTTCGATGG is a window encoding:
- the fabF gene encoding beta-ketoacyl-ACP synthase II; translated protein: MKRVVVTGLGIVCPVGNSLEECWENVIAGKSGVGKLTSFEPPENCVQIAAEVKNFEPTKFMNEKEAKRNQRFVQLAVAASKMALENANFKISPENQNDIGVSIGVGVGALGYLEDQSFIARTKGIRRVSPFTIPGYIGNMAAGVVSCETGAKGPNVCTATACSSGAHSIADAMMYIQTGRAKAMICGGAESALSLVAYAGFGQMKALCSDFQDTPERASRPFDKDRSGFIMGEGAGILILEDYEHAIARGAHILCELAGFGASGDAYHFTSPAPQGEGGARAMQQALTTSGLNPEDVDYINAHGTSTELNDLCETQAIKTVFKEHAYKLNVSSTKSMTGHLLGAAGGIEAVFAVMSLKTGFIPPTINLENPSEQCDLNYTPGTAVKRNVNAVLSNSFGFGGTNVSLAFRKV